The stretch of DNA CTTCAACTCCTCAAATCCACtccagaagaagaaggagaCCATGCACTCAGATAGGATGAAGTGCATTACAAATTAAGCCCTGGAACTTATATCTTCTTTCCCCTGGTGTTCAAATCATGTCTGATACTTCAGAAGTAGAAACTTCAGTGAAACTAATGTGATTCTGTAAATGGAGGCAGAAATCCTTACTGGTCCCTGCAAAAGTATATTTTATGCCTGGAGGCATGAAATCTAATTAACCTTCTGCTATTATCTATGCTTGCACATCTACAGAATTTACTGATGGCTATAAAATTATCTCGCCACAGTATTTGACTCGTTGACCTCCTGTGGCAGAGAATTCTGCTGGTTTCATACATAGTGTTGCCAATGGcagtaaaattcagttttgttctcTTGCTTTACCCAGTGTGAAGCATACCACACTGCTAAAAAGTCCTGTGTATGGACTTGTTatgaaataaagagagaaagaggtACCAGAAAGGACAAGACACAGATGAATTAACTAGAAATATTCTTCTGCCTCATTGTTGTTGAATCTGTCAGTAAAAGGATGCTGAGAGGCTTCAACAGACTTTGGAATAACTAATTGTTCAGGAAGAAATCCAGATTCATTTATGCTTAATTTAGGCTGATTTAATTTGAACAAGAGAGCTGGGGATGGCTCATGTTTAATAGCCTCAGATTAGGCTCCCCAATGGCAGTGTCTTGAGTTTTCCTAGGCCCAAAGGGAAATTACCACTAGCTTATCTGATTCATTGAGTCATAAAGTCTGATAGCATGAGCCCTTCCCTCCAGGGGAGGCCACCTTCCTTCAGCTCCTGAGTGCATGGATCTGCTTCACATGTGGAATCTCAAATAGATTCTGTGGCAATTTTGAGAATATCTGGATTAGTCTTTGAGTTACCTGACTCAGTACCAGGAGGATTACCAGGAGTCTCCACACCTGATTTCCATGCTATAAACTACTCCTGCTGGAACCAGACTTATAATcttttgctgctgtggaagAAAATTAGCAAGTATTCTGGATCTGGAGAGACAGCTCATTAAGATTGCCCAGACCTACTTCAgctgttttgaaatttttcagaaatacagttcCCAGAGATGAATTGTTTTATGGCAGGTTTTCTCAAGAGTAATTGTGGAGTTTTAATTGAGAAATTACCTGTTTTGGGAGAGCAACTCAGTGATATAATAAGTGCCATATACTCTGTCTTAGCAAAGAATTGTTATTTAATGGGAAAATAACTCAGACAATAAAGAATATTAGCATGTTGCAACATAAGAGTAAATAGTTACATCTAGGATTAAACTATGAGGATCTGCCTTTTACCCACCACTGCcaagcttttttaaaagttacttttttattgtttagaGAGAGTAGAAGCAGGGggaaagagtagaaaaaaacctgaaatctACAGGCTGAGGATGAACTTCTAACAACATCCAATCTTTTCCCTTAGGCTAGAGGATATCTtgagtatttatttacttttaaaggAAACCACCCTGTTTGACAAGCTGTTGTGTTACACTGAAGGCAGTGCTAGCTGTCTTTTTGAGCAAGAGATAAAATTAGTTGAGATGGGTCTGGAACTGCTGTTGTGGAATCCTCATTGCttgaaaacaaataacaaatacacagaaggagagagaagagaacaGAGACAGCAATTGCAGCTTCTGTTTCCTATGCTTTTAACTGCCACCTTGCTGTTACATTAAGACTCTCACCAGCCACACCACAAGTTATAGCAGCGTTAagacatttcttcctttttttttttcctaatatgaGCAGGCTTGCATCAGCATTTCAATGATTCAGTCTTTGCCACCAAGTCAGGCTTATTCAGATGGCAGAGAGCAAAGGGATGGAAGAAGCTAGAAACTTGAGAACAGAAATAACAGGAACCCATTTCTCATCACACTTTCTAATTAGTCTTCAGGACTTAGCTAGAGCTCATTTGAACTAAGCAGTGTCATATGGATTGTTTCTTTGGCTCTGTCTGGACAGGTTATATCTCTCAGCATCTGGATAATCAAGGAAACAGCTAGCAGGTCAGCCAGGGGGATCAAACTTACTTTGTCCCAACCATCCATTGTCCTAGCATCAGTGTCAAATTAGAGACCCCAACAAGCAGTGATGGATggaaaacccacaaagaaataaataattatgtCCTGAAAGTGGGGTCTGAATAATATACAGTAAATGAATGAGGGACCACATGCTGAGAAACCAGAATAAATACTGAATACCTAAACAGCTATTAATGAGCATTGCCCATCTGGTATACTGGCTAAGGCAGGGGTCCTGTGAAAAATAATAGCATGCGGCCGTGTAATTTAAGAACTGTATCATAATATATGTGCACAGTAAGCTCACACTAAAATTGCCTAGGCAACCTTTGTTCTTACATATGCTTAATTTTGGAGAGCACGGCTCCACAAAATtagtaataatattttttagGACCTTGGAAGCTCTCTGCACACACCAATTTAATCTTCAGTGAAATATTGGCCTGTATAATGTCCAAAGTGCTGATTTGAGAGTGGAGATGAGAGTTTATTCAAGGTTCTGTAGGAGCAaagttttaacatttttcttactGAACCACTTATTGGATCCAGTGGCATCAgataaaagaacaaagaagtagagaagtggaaaagaagggaaataattgTAGCTGAATATAAAAGAATTGTAGAAAAAGGGGGTTGcgaaagaagaaataataaggCACAAAACGAGGTTCGGTGGGAGGATACAAAATTGATTATAAGGAAATCATTGATGTAATGATgcaataaatgtatttttaaaaactcttcttGCCATTCTTTTTCTACCTTGCTAATCTTATCTGAATTAGAACCTTGGACTTTCTGGTTCTGACTGGCAGAGAAAACACTGGACATATTgcaaagaggaggagaaatacTGAAAGGTGATGCCTAGAAAGCtggttttcattccttttgttCTTCACTCAAAAAATCATCTCTGGATCAACACaatggaaagcagaagaaagactTCAGGCTGGAATAGGAAAAGTGTGGGAAAGAGATTACTTAAATGAACTGGATTTTCAGATCAAACTGACCAAATATAATTCATCTTAGAATGCGATAAAAACTGCCAAACCCATCACAAAATAatgagtttttaatttaaaatgtttaatgtcACAATCCGCTAATACGAGCAGGGATCATGATGGTTCGTTTTATAgatctcagagtgtaaaaggacaaaagagatttcagttttaatcataatagtgcacctttattaagtgcccacaacacagtaatgcaatagaggagagaaagagagaaagaaacacaaagtaaaagagtagagaggaagaaaaagggggCCAATAGCTACCAACAGAGGAGATGAAGTCCTCGTGGTCTGCTGCCAATAGATCCGTCTTCTTTCCATGGGGAGATCTCGagctcagttatttcagaaagtccctttatagtccttttcagaagcgaggggcaGCTGGCCAAGAGGTGGGAGAAATCTACAGCCATTGTTATGGGGCccgttgctttgggaaaacaggtacaggacaggtcattcctttttgcttcagcgcagtccttcccacctgggcagcaagaacagCGCAGTCCATTGcgacctgcactaattttcctcaggaacgtgtaccagttcccagtgggcacacccgCAGGCAACACTTGAcagacatcccacctcagccaggccaggccagaCTGTGTTCAGTCTGTCCTCggcgatgatcgtgaggcagatgagggatcttcGGACCGTCTCTTACACCATCCTGTGACTCACGATTGCTGTCAAGCGAGCTCCATCAGCACGATTTTGTAGTGTTGTTGTGAAGTCTTCAGGACTCATCAGTGCTGGTAGCATATCCCAGAAAAGGgtagagaaaataagaaaggaagaaaaagaaaataaaagaaaaaagaaggaagcaaaagaaggaataagtaattttttaatcagaatacacatgtaattttttattcaaaatacaCCTCTAATTTCTTATCACATCTTATTTTAATACTCATGTAGTTCATCTCGTGTCAATAACCTTGGGTGTGTCCACAGTGGATGGGATATTGACCAAATTGTGGACATCTATTATAGATGTCAATTGTGTTAACCATTTCATCATTTTCCAATTCATGGTGTACAAGATTGTtgataaaacaaaaccaatcaaaacTAAAATCAAGAGAACAATGATGGGATGACACAATTTGTTCAGGACACCTGTAGCAGTAGGTGACCACCCAAAAAGAGTATCCCACCACCGGTTTAGGTGAAGTTCAAGACCCAAGAACAGTAATCATAGTTCCTATGCTGTCACAGAGCAGGGGGGTGAAGTTAGGATTTACCCAGCTAAATCAGGGCAAAATACCAgactaaataataaaatatttgcgAATTATTTAACCACttgcagaataaataaaagttgAAAAACAGGCACATCACATTACATTCAAAAATGTTCCCAAGAGCATGATTCCCTTATACATAAAACTTGTGTTGAGAGATATCCTCTTTTTACAAATACCTCTTATTTTACTTGCAGACTACAGCCCCTGTGCCCCATCGATGGTCGTTTTGGACCCCGCGGCCAGGACGAAATCCCATTGAGAGCCCTGCAGTTCAAACGAGGTCTGCTCCATGAATTTCGAAAGGGCAATGCCACCAAGGAACAAATTCGACTGCACAATCTGGTTCAGCAGCTTCCCAAGGCCATTATCATTGGGGTGCGGAAAGGAGGCACCCGAGCACTACTGGAGATGCTGAACCTTCACCCTGCAGTGGTCAAAGCTTCTCAAGAGATTCACTTCTTTGACAATGATGAAAACTATGCCAAGGGAATTGAGTGGTACcggaaaaaaatgcctttttcttacCCTCATCAAATAACAATTGAGAAAAGCCCTGCGTATTTTATCACCGAGGAAGTACCTGAAAGGATTTACAAAATGAACTCATCTATCAAATTATTGATCATTGTCAGGGAACCTACCACAAGAGCTATTTCTGATTACACTCAGGTGCTggaaggcaaggaaagaaagaacaaaacttACTACAAATTTGAGAAGCTGGCTATTGATCCTAATACCTGCGAAGTGAACACTAAGTACAAGGCAGTGAGAACCAGCATCTACAC from Corvus cornix cornix isolate S_Up_H32 chromosome 3, ASM73873v5, whole genome shotgun sequence encodes:
- the HS3ST5 gene encoding heparan sulfate glucosamine 3-O-sulfotransferase 5, with the translated sequence MLFKQQALLRQKLFVLGSLAIGSLLYLVARVGSLDRLQPLCPIDGRFGPRGQDEIPLRALQFKRGLLHEFRKGNATKEQIRLHNLVQQLPKAIIIGVRKGGTRALLEMLNLHPAVVKASQEIHFFDNDENYAKGIEWYRKKMPFSYPHQITIEKSPAYFITEEVPERIYKMNSSIKLLIIVREPTTRAISDYTQVLEGKERKNKTYYKFEKLAIDPNTCEVNTKYKAVRTSIYTKHLERWLKYFPIEQFHIVDGDRLITDPLPELQLVEKFLNLPPRISQYNLYFNATRGFYCLRFNIVFNKCLAGSKGRIHPEVDTSVITKLRKFFHPFNQKFYQITARTFNWP